The stretch of DNA ATTTAGCCATCCGCGCTGGATGAGTTCGTCCTCCGCCCCATTTTAGTTTCTGCGAATGCAACCAAACTAAATTGGAGGATGAGACGTGGGTATTTTCGATAAAATCAAGAACGCGATTTTCGGCGGCGAAGCGCAGGCAGCACCGGTGACCGAGGCGGCCGCGCCGAAAATGGAACCTGCGCAAAGGCCGGCCGCGCCATCGGCAGCACCATCCGTAACCCCAACGACCGCGCCCACGACGGTCGATATCGTTCCGATTCTCGATGCTGCCGTCAAAAAGAGCGGACAGAAGCTGGATTGGCGGCACTCGATCGTCGACCTGATGAAAGCGGTCGGTATGGATGCGAGCCTTTCCGAGCGCAAGGAACTTGCCGCGGAGCTCGGATATTCGGGAGACACAGGCGATTCCGCCAAAATGAACATGTTTCTTCACAAGGCGCTCATGAAGAAGCTGTCCGAAAATGGCGGCAAGGTTCCCGCAGATCTGATGGATTGAGACAGCCTTTGCCGACCTCAAGATTGTGGCTTCGCGAAATTTTTTATGAAGCCTCAGCATGAAGCCTCAGGTTGTGGACCCCTGATATATGTTTTGAAAATCAATCGGCGACGTACGTTGCTCTTTTTTCAAGGCGCTTTAGAGCAGCGTCATGCAATCCCCGGTAGTTGTGCAACGCACAAAATCGCTTGACTATTTGTGCGACGCAGCTACCTTTTGCAACAGCCAAGTACCACAAAAGGAGGAGACGAAAACATGTTCAACTTCGACGACACGAGCCGGAAGAGCAAGGAAGCCATGGACACGATGCTGAAGAGCTATTCCGACACGGCCAAGGGCGTCCAGGCGATCGCCACCGAAGCTGCCGAATATTCCAAGAAATCCTTCCAGGACGCCGTCAATCATTTCGAGACGCTCTCGGGCGCCCGAAGCTTCGAAACGGTCTTCGAATTGCAGACCGGCTTCATCAAGTCTTCCTACGAGAATTTTATCGCCGAGGCGACGAAGATGGGGGAAATGTACGCCGATCTCGCCAAGGGCGCCTATAAGCCTTACGAACCGCCGGTATCGGCTCCGTCCGCGAAGTCGCCCAAGGCTCCTCAGGTGACGCCCGCAGCTGCCTAAATGCGATGGTGCGAACAGCGCACCCTTGAAAAACGAAGACCGGCAACGCATCTGCGGCCGGTCTTTTTTTGTTTCCAGAAGCCCTTCAAGAATTCGAATGGGACTTTTTTAGTCTTTGCGTCGAGTCCTGCGGAATTGTGATTGCAGTCGCAAACAAGGGGCTTAAAATCGCTCTATTATGAACTAAGTTAGTGTTTCAGATATCCGGCGGGTAAAGCAGCCTCCCATGCACCACCGGATAGACCGAGGAATGAATGACAATGATCGCAAAGCCGATCCGGATGCAGAACGACAGCGAAAGGAACGGGGACAACGGAAATCGCGGAACCTCGGTCATCACACGCACAAAGCCGAAGACCAAGAAGCCTAATCTCTACCGCGTGCTCATCCTGAATGACGACTACACTCCCATGGAATTCGTCATCCACATTCTGGAGCGTTTTTTTCAGAAGGATCGTGAAAGTGCCACCCGCATCATGCTTCATGTCCATAACCACGGCGTCGGCGAATGCGGGATATTTACATACGAGGTAGCGGAGACGAAGGTAAGCCAGGTGATGGACTTCGCCCGTCAGCACCAGCATCCGCTGCAGTGCGTCATGGAAAAGAAGTGAGGATCTCAACGTGCCAACATTTTCGCCTAGTCTTGAGAAGGCGCTCCATCAGGCACTGACCTTTGCCAACGAGCGGCATCACGAATATGCGACGCTCGAGCATCTGCTGCTCGCCTTGATCGACGATGCCGATGCGGCAGCTGTCATGGGTGCATGCAATGTCGACCTCGACGCGCTGCGCAAGACGCTGATCGAATACGTCGACAACGAACTTTCCAATCTGGTCACCGGATATGACGAGGACTCCAAGCCAACCTCTGGCTTCCAGCGCGTCATCCAGCGTGCCGTGATCCATGTGCAATCGTCCGGCCGCGAAGAAGTGACGGGGGCGAATGTCCTTGTCGCGATCTTTGCCGAGCGCGAAAGCCACGCGGCCTATTTCCTGCAGGAGCAGGAAATGACCCGATACGACGCGGTCAACTACATCTCCCACGGAATCGGCAAGCGCCCGGGCTCTTCGGAAGTGCGCACGCCGCGGGGCGCCGACGAGGAAGCGGAAAGCAAGCCGACTGCATCGCGCGGCGGTGAGGATGAAGGTGGCGCCAAGAAGCAGCAGGATGCTCTGAAGGCCTATTGCGTCAATCTCAACGAGAAGGCCAAGAGCGGTAAGATCGATCCGTTGATCGGCCGTAACTCGGAAGTCAGCCGTACGATCCAGGTGCTGTGCCGCCGCTCCAAGAACAACCCGCTTTATGTGGGCGATCCGGGCGTCGGCAAGACGGCGATTGCTGAGGGCCTCGCCAAGCGCATCGTCGAAGGCAAGGTGCCGGAAGCGCTCGCCGACGCCACCATCTTCTCGCTGGACATGGGCACGCTGCTTGCCGGCACGCGTTACCGTGGCGATTTTGAAGAGCGCCTGAAGCAGGTCGTCAAGGAACTCGAAGAATATCCGGGGGCCGTGCTCTTCATCGACGAAATCCATACCGTCATTGGTGCGGGCGCCACCTCTGGCGGCGCGATGGATGCATCGAACCTTCTGAAGCCGGCGCTTTCGTCCGGCGCGATCCGCTGCATCGGTTCGACGACCTACAAGGAATACCGCCAGTTCTTCGAGAAGGACCGGGCTTTGGTTCGCCGTTTCCAGAAGATCGATGTCAACGAGCCGTCGATCGATGATGCGATCGAAATCATGAAGGGCCTGAAGCCTTATTTCGAAGAGTACCACCACCTGCGCTACTCGAACGACGCCATCAAGTCGGCGGTCGAGCTGTCGGCCCGCTATATCTCCGACCGCAAGCTGCCTGACAAGGCGATCGACGTCATCGATGAAACGGGTGCCGCTCAGATGCTGCTGCCGCCATCCAGGCGCCGCAAGCTGATTACCGAAAAGGAGATCGAGGCGACGGTCGCGACGATGGCCCGCATTCCGCCAAAGAGCGTTTCGAAGGACGACGAAGCCGTTCTCGCCAACCTGGAGCAGGAACTGCGCTCGGTGGTCTACGGCCAGGATACGGCAATCGAAGCCCTTTCGACCTCGATCAAGCTGGCGCGTGCCGGGCTCCGCGAGCCGAACAAGCCGATCGGCGCCTACGTCTTCTCCGGCCCGACCGGCGTCGGCAAGACGGAAGTGGCCAAGCAGCTCGCGTCGTCGCTTGGCGTCGAGATGCTGCGCTTCGACATGTCGGAATATATGGAACGGCACACGGTTTCTCGTCTGCTCGGCGCACCTCCCGGCTATGTTGGCTTCGACCAGGGTGGGCTTTTGACCGACGGCGTCGACCAGCATCCGCATTGCGTGGTCCTTCTCGACGAGATCGAGAAGGCGCATCCGGATATCTACAATATCCTGCTGCAGGTCATGGACCACGGGGCGCTGACCGACCATAACGGCAAGAAGATCGACTTCCGCAACGTCATCTTGATCATGACGACCAATGCGGGCGCGTCGGAAATGGCCAAGGCCGCAATCGGGTTCGGTTCGTCCAAGCGCACCGGCGAGGATGAGGAGGCGCTGACCCGCCTGTTCACGCCGGAATTCCGCAACCGTCTCGACGCGATCATTCCCTTCGCGTCACTGCCTACGGCCGTCATCCACAAGGTCGTGCAGAAGTTCATCATGCAGCTGGAGGCTCAGCTTTCTGAACGCAACGTCACTTTCGACCTGCAGGAGGAAGCGATCGACTGGCTTGCGGAAAAGGGTTACGACGAGAAGATGGGAGCCCGCCCGCTTGCCCGCGTCATTCAGGATGCGATCAAGAAGCCGCTGGCGAACGAAATCCTCTTCGGCAAGCTGAAGAAGGGCGGCGTCGTGAACGTCACGGTCGGCCCGAAGGAAGACGGCAAGCCCGGTATCATCCTCGAAGCGATCCCCGAATCCGCGCCGATCAAGCCGAAGCCGGAAGCCGAAACCGTTCATCCGGAAACCGACGACGAGGATGACGGCGAGCTGAAGACGAAGGCAAAAGCCAAGAAGACGGCGGTGAAGAAGGCGAAGGCTGAGGTCAGGGACGCACCGAAGAAGGCGAGCGCAGTGCCGAAGGTACCGCGGAGGAAATAGTCCGTCGCCGTGACGTGAATGAAGAAGGCCGCAGCGATGCGGCCTTTGATTTTTCTAGGTTTTTTTCAGGGGCGCAAGGCCGCTCCAACTGAGCGTGTCAACATCTTTGAGCTTTGGCGCGATCAGCGGTCTCTGGACCCCTGGCGGGAGGTCGCGAACCCGCCGAAAATCGACAGGCGGGAAACCTACGTGTATCTCCACCGGACGGACTGATAAGGCTGAAGAGCCTTTCCTTTCTGACACGTGTACGCCGATCTTGACCGATCTCAGCTGCTCGAAGTTCGGAACGGTCAAGGCTGGGCTCGCCGCAGTCATTCGACGGGCTCTGCAAAATTAATAGTTCCTGAAACTAGTTCCCAAGCTCACCCTTTATCTTTTCGGCATTCGCGGCAAGCACGCCGCCATCCTCCATCTTGCCGGAATGCGGCTTGAGGGCAACGCCCTCGTGGCGCGGGATGATGTGGAAGTGCAAGTGGAAGACGCTCTGGCCGGCGGCCGGTTCGTTGAATTGGCAGACCAGGACACCGTCGGCATCGAAAGCCTCTTTCACGGCCTTCGCGATCTTCTGGACGACGGGAATCGTCTGCGCGAGGACCGTGGGGTCGGCATCGAAAATATTGCGCGACGGCGCCTTCGGCACGACCAGGACATGGCCGGGGGCCTGCGGCATGACGTCCATGAAGGCTACCGTATGCTCGTCCTCGTAGATGCGGTGCGACGGGATCTCGCCGCGCAGGATCTTGGCGAAGATATTGCTGTCATCGTAAGCGGCGCTGGTCATCTCGAAATCTCCTCGTTCTCCGGTGATCGGGTAGCGCAGCAAAGGCGCGAGCGTCAATCCTCCTGCTGCCGCTCGCCTTTGCGGAACGGACTGTGCTCGGCGAGGATCTCGTTCATGTGCTCGACGTCCTCGCGTTCGCGTTCCAGATAGTCGGCAATCGCGCGCCGCAGGCCGGCATGGGCGACATAGTGCGCCGAATGTGTTGTCACCGGCAGGTAACCGCGCGCGAGCTTATGCTCGCCCTGCGCGCCCGCCTCGACGCGCTTCAGGCCCTTGGCGAGCGCGAAGTCGATCGCCTGATGATAACAGACCTCGAAATGCAGGAAGGGATGGTCTTCGCCGCAGCCCCAGTGGCGGCCGTAGAGCGTATCGCCGCCGATAAAGTTGATGGCGCCCGCTATATAGCGGCCGTTGCGCTTGGCCATCACCAGCAGGACATCTTCGGGCATACGCTCGCCGATCAGCGAATAGAACTTGCGGGTCAGGTATGGCCGCCCCCATTTGCGGCCGCCGGTATCCATGTAGAAAGCGAAGAACTGGTCCCAGATGCGCTCGGTGAGATCGCTGCCGGTCAGCCAGTCGATACTAATGCCGTTTTCGAGCGCCGTGCGGCGCTCCTTGCGCAGCGCCTTGCGCTTGCGCGAGGCCAGCGTTTCGAGGAATTCCTCGTGATTGGCATAGCCCTCGTTGATGAAATGGAACTGCTGGTCGGTCCGGTGCAGGTAGCCGTCGGTCTCGAAGACGCCGATCTCGTCTTCAGGCACGAATGTGACGTGCGCCGAGGAGACGCCGAGGCGACGGACGACTTCCTTCAGGCCGTCGGCAACGGCGTTCTGGATCGGCCGCCGTTCAAGGCCCTCGGCAACGAGCAAGCGCGGACCGGTCGCCGGCGTGAACGGGATCGAACATTGCAGCTTCGGATAATAGCGCCCGCCCGCGCGCTCGAAAGCATCTGCCCAGCCGTGGTCGAAGACGTATTCGCCCTGGCTGTGATTCTTCAGATAACCGGGCAGAGCGCCGATCAGCTCGCCCCTGTCCGTCTCAAGCAGCAGATGATGGCCGAGCCAGCCGGTTTGCGCGGTGGCAGAGCCTGACTCTTCGAGCGCGGAGAGGAAGGCGTGCGACAGGAAGGGGTTATAGGCGAGCGCCTTGCCTTCCTTGGACGTTCCGGAAAGCCGGGACCAGCTCTCCGGGGAAATCGCGGTGAAGGACCGTTCGACGCGGATCGATAGTTCGTCTGTCATGGAGCAAATGCGAGGCCCTTGGGAGGAGGATATTGGCTCCCCTTCAGTCTGCGCACGATCTTGTCCAAAAAGCGAGCGTCAAACCGAACCGCGGGGATCGAAACCTTCGAACGTCATCTGATCGGCATTCTCGACGGTGTGCTTGCGCGCCTTCTCGTCGCGGACCGTCCAGGTGATGACCGGGATGCCCTTCGCGCGCTGGCCGGTGATGAAGGCATTCGGCAGATCGGCGAAGAAATAGGAGATGAAATCGAGGCCGATTTCCATGGCCCGTTCGTGGTTGGCGAATTCTTCCGGCTTGTTGCCGCCGGCGGTAAGGCCGAGCGGGTAGGGCGCGTTCAAGGCTTTGAGGTCGCGCAGCAGCCAATGGTCGAAGCTCATGAGCGCGACCTTGCCGTCATAGCCTTCCAGCACTTCGACCACCGCTTCGGCAAAGCCCTCGTCATCCGCCTCGCGGCCCTTGAGTTCGAGGACGAGCGGAACCTTGCCCTTCACGAGATCGAGCAATTGCCTGAGCGTCGGGATCTTGTCGGTCGTGCCGCCGACGGACAGCAGGCCGAGTTCCCTGGAGGTGCGCTCGCGGATATCGCCCTTTATGCTACAGAGACGTTCGAGGTTCTCGTCATGAAAGATGACCGGCACGCTATCGGAGGCATAATGGAGATCGCATTCGATCGCGAAGCCGGCTTCGACGGCGCGGGCAAAGGCGGTGAGCGTATTTTCCCAGACGAGCTTGTTGGTGTCGTGGTAGCCGCGATGGGCGACCGGCAGTTCCTTGATCCAGGCGGCGGAGGTCATGACGCAATTTCCATGATGGCATCGATTTCGACGGCGGCGTTGAGCGGCAGCGCCGCCATGCCGACGGCGGCACGGGCATGCTTTCCGGCCCCGCCGAGGACGCCGGCGATCAGGTTTGATGCACCGTTGATGACAAGATGCTGTTCGACGAATTCCGGGGTAGAGGCGACGAAGCCGTTGAGCTTGATGACGCGCTTGATGCGGCCGAGATCGCCGCCGAGCGCAGCCTTCGCCTGAGCGAGAATGTTGATGGCGCAAAGCTCAGCGCCGCGCTGGCCGGCGGGAACGTCGACATTCCTGCCAAGATGGCCGCTCACGGCGACCTTGCCGCCTTCGAGCGGAAGCTGGCCGGAAATGTAGAGAAGGTTGCCGCTGATCACATAGGGAACATAATTGGCAGCGGGTGCGGCGGCTTCCGGCAGAGTTATCCCCATTTCCGTCAGGCGGGCCGCGATTTCAATCGACATTTTCGTCTCCGCTTTTTGTTTCAGTTCTTCAAAAAATTATGCATCGGGACTAGAATCTTGCGTATGACGGTTTCGAGCCTCGATTTGGCCGAAAGCGTTCTTATAACATCGCGGCCGAGTCCAACAGGAGATAATGGATGTTCCGACCGAGTCTTGCCGCCCTTCTTCTTGCCGGCGTCGCAACAGGTGCCTGGGCGGCCGCGCCTGCCTCCGGCGCTGCGATCGCCTCCGGTCTTGTCGCCCACCGGGCGATCTACGATCTCGAACTGAAGGACGCGACCGAGCGCTCTGGCATCGCCGGCATGTACGGCCGCATGGTCTACGAATTCAACGGCAATTATTGCGACGGCTTCACCACCAATTTCCGCTTCGTGACGCAGATCAACACCGGCGACAGCACCCGCGTCAGCGACCAGCAGACGAAGACCTTCGAAAACGTGAAGGACCGCCGCTTCACCTTCGAAACGAAGTCTTTCACGGACGATCAGCTCGACAAGGAAGTCAACGGCGAGGCAAACGACAAGCCGGACGGCGTGACAGTCGATCTGACCCGCCCTCAAAGCAAGGAACTGCAGCTTGCCGAAAGCCGCTTCCCGACCGAGCACATGCTCGACGTGATCGAGAATGCCAAGGCGGGCAGGCGTTTCTTTGAAGCCCGCGTCTTCGATGGCTCGGACGATGGGGACAAGCCCCTGGCGACGACGACCGTGGTCGGCAAGCAGATTACGCCGGTTGCCGGTGACGAGGCGGATGCGGGCAATGCCGGCGCGTTTTCCAAGACGGCCGTCTGGCCGGTGACGATCTCCTATTTCAACGAGAATACGAAATCAGACGCGCTACCGGTCTATCGCATGTCATTCAAGCTTTATGAGAACGGCATTACGCGCGATCTCACCATGGATTATGGTGATTTCGTTCTGACCGGCAGGCTCGCGAAGCTGGAAATGCTGGATAACAAGGCCGACACCTGCAAGTGAACCGCTGGCGGCATGGAGGCGCATCTTAGACAACGTGTTATGCCCTATTTCTCTTTTTCTGGTGCATAATAGAAGTGCAGGACGGACGTTGTCCTGCGCGGGCCTGCCGCCGTTGACGGGGCGGGGCCGATAGGGGGTGGGATATGAAGAACTTGTCACGGATTGCACGTTCAGGTCTTGCGGTGGCGCTCCTTGCTGCTGCAGCCGCGGTATCGGGCGGTCATGTGATGGCGGCCGATTGCCACGACACGCCTAACGCAGGCGTTGACTGGAGCGAATGCACCAAGAAGAACCTGATGCTTGAAGGCAGCGACTTCGAAAAAGCCAGTCTCGCAGGCACGGATCTGTCGCAGACCAGCCTCAAGAATGCGAACCTTGCCGCGGCAAACCTCGAGAAAGCGACCCTGATACGGGCTTGGCTTGAAGGTGCAAAGGCCGACGAGGCCAGATTCGACAAGATCGAAGCCTACCGGGTCGTGTTCCAGAATGCGTCGGCGCAGCGCGCTTCCTTCATCAGCGCTGAGCTGCAGCGCGCGGATTTCACTGGCGCACAGCTTTCAGGTGCGAACTTCGAAAAGGCCGAGCTCGGGCGCGCGACTTTTGAAACGGCCGTATTGACCGGAGCCAGGTTTGCGCTTGCCAATCTCTCCCGCGCCGATCTCAGCGGCGCGAGCTTCGAAGGTTCGATCGATTTCGATCGCGCCTTCATGTTCCTGACGAGAATAGAGGGGCTCGATCTCTCCGCAGCAACCGGGCTTCAGCAGTCGCAGATCGAACTGGCCTGCGGCGATACGTCGACCAAGCTTCCTGCCGGTCTTACGATACCGAAGAACTGGCCCTGCGCAACGGACTGAGTGAGCGCGCAAACGGTGGCAATGAAATCAATGTCCCGCGGGAGGCGCCGGCATGAATTTCACATTTGCGGTTGGCGACATCCATGGCTGCCTGGAGCCGTTGAGAGAGATGCTTGATCGCATCGGGGCATACGCACGCGCCGGCACGGTGGTTTTCATCGGCGACTATATCGACCGCGGCCCTGACAGCAAGGGAGTGATTGATCTCCTGATGAACGGATCGGGCAGCGAGTCCTGGCGATGGGTATGTCTGAAGGGTAACCACGAGGATATGATGCTGCGCGCCTGCGCTAACGATGACGAGCGTATCTGGTGGTTGGAAAACGGCGGGATTGAAACGGAGCTTTCCTATGGGGGCAAAGTAGCCGCAAACCATATGCTGTGGGCCAGTCAGTTGTCGTTGATGTATGCCGATAGCCACCGGATCTTCGTGCATGCCGGCGTTGTTCCGGATTTACCGCTGGAGATGCAGGCCCCCCAAGACCTGCTCTGGCTTCGGGTTCCCGACGACTATTCAGCCGACTATTGGGGAAAACACCTGTGTCATGGACACACGCCCTCGGACGCGAATCCGCTGACCGTTGGCAA from Rhizobium sp. 007 encodes:
- a CDS encoding DUF3597 domain-containing protein, giving the protein MGIFDKIKNAIFGGEAQAAPVTEAAAPKMEPAQRPAAPSAAPSVTPTTAPTTVDIVPILDAAVKKSGQKLDWRHSIVDLMKAVGMDASLSERKELAAELGYSGDTGDSAKMNMFLHKALMKKLSENGGKVPADLMD
- a CDS encoding phasin family protein; this encodes MFNFDDTSRKSKEAMDTMLKSYSDTAKGVQAIATEAAEYSKKSFQDAVNHFETLSGARSFETVFELQTGFIKSSYENFIAEATKMGEMYADLAKGAYKPYEPPVSAPSAKSPKAPQVTPAAA
- the clpS gene encoding ATP-dependent Clp protease adapter ClpS, encoding MIAKPIRMQNDSERNGDNGNRGTSVITRTKPKTKKPNLYRVLILNDDYTPMEFVIHILERFFQKDRESATRIMLHVHNHGVGECGIFTYEVAETKVSQVMDFARQHQHPLQCVMEKK
- the clpA gene encoding ATP-dependent Clp protease ATP-binding subunit ClpA, encoding MPTFSPSLEKALHQALTFANERHHEYATLEHLLLALIDDADAAAVMGACNVDLDALRKTLIEYVDNELSNLVTGYDEDSKPTSGFQRVIQRAVIHVQSSGREEVTGANVLVAIFAERESHAAYFLQEQEMTRYDAVNYISHGIGKRPGSSEVRTPRGADEEAESKPTASRGGEDEGGAKKQQDALKAYCVNLNEKAKSGKIDPLIGRNSEVSRTIQVLCRRSKNNPLYVGDPGVGKTAIAEGLAKRIVEGKVPEALADATIFSLDMGTLLAGTRYRGDFEERLKQVVKELEEYPGAVLFIDEIHTVIGAGATSGGAMDASNLLKPALSSGAIRCIGSTTYKEYRQFFEKDRALVRRFQKIDVNEPSIDDAIEIMKGLKPYFEEYHHLRYSNDAIKSAVELSARYISDRKLPDKAIDVIDETGAAQMLLPPSRRRKLITEKEIEATVATMARIPPKSVSKDDEAVLANLEQELRSVVYGQDTAIEALSTSIKLARAGLREPNKPIGAYVFSGPTGVGKTEVAKQLASSLGVEMLRFDMSEYMERHTVSRLLGAPPGYVGFDQGGLLTDGVDQHPHCVVLLDEIEKAHPDIYNILLQVMDHGALTDHNGKKIDFRNVILIMTTNAGASEMAKAAIGFGSSKRTGEDEEALTRLFTPEFRNRLDAIIPFASLPTAVIHKVVQKFIMQLEAQLSERNVTFDLQEEAIDWLAEKGYDEKMGARPLARVIQDAIKKPLANEILFGKLKKGGVVNVTVGPKEDGKPGIILEAIPESAPIKPKPEAETVHPETDDEDDGELKTKAKAKKTAVKKAKAEVRDAPKKASAVPKVPRRK
- a CDS encoding HIT family protein; this translates as MTSAAYDDSNIFAKILRGEIPSHRIYEDEHTVAFMDVMPQAPGHVLVVPKAPSRNIFDADPTVLAQTIPVVQKIAKAVKEAFDADGVLVCQFNEPAAGQSVFHLHFHIIPRHEGVALKPHSGKMEDGGVLAANAEKIKGELGN
- a CDS encoding GNAT family N-acetyltransferase, whose amino-acid sequence is MTDELSIRVERSFTAISPESWSRLSGTSKEGKALAYNPFLSHAFLSALEESGSATAQTGWLGHHLLLETDRGELIGALPGYLKNHSQGEYVFDHGWADAFERAGGRYYPKLQCSIPFTPATGPRLLVAEGLERRPIQNAVADGLKEVVRRLGVSSAHVTFVPEDEIGVFETDGYLHRTDQQFHFINEGYANHEEFLETLASRKRKALRKERRTALENGISIDWLTGSDLTERIWDQFFAFYMDTGGRKWGRPYLTRKFYSLIGERMPEDVLLVMAKRNGRYIAGAINFIGGDTLYGRHWGCGEDHPFLHFEVCYHQAIDFALAKGLKRVEAGAQGEHKLARGYLPVTTHSAHYVAHAGLRRAIADYLEREREDVEHMNEILAEHSPFRKGERQQED
- a CDS encoding glycerophosphodiester phosphodiesterase codes for the protein MTSAAWIKELPVAHRGYHDTNKLVWENTLTAFARAVEAGFAIECDLHYASDSVPVIFHDENLERLCSIKGDIRERTSRELGLLSVGGTTDKIPTLRQLLDLVKGKVPLVLELKGREADDEGFAEAVVEVLEGYDGKVALMSFDHWLLRDLKALNAPYPLGLTAGGNKPEEFANHERAMEIGLDFISYFFADLPNAFITGQRAKGIPVITWTVRDEKARKHTVENADQMTFEGFDPRGSV
- a CDS encoding RidA family protein, with the protein product MSIEIAARLTEMGITLPEAAAPAANYVPYVISGNLLYISGQLPLEGGKVAVSGHLGRNVDVPAGQRGAELCAINILAQAKAALGGDLGRIKRVIKLNGFVASTPEFVEQHLVINGASNLIAGVLGGAGKHARAAVGMAALPLNAAVEIDAIMEIAS
- a CDS encoding cell envelope integrity EipB family protein, which gives rise to MFRPSLAALLLAGVATGAWAAAPASGAAIASGLVAHRAIYDLELKDATERSGIAGMYGRMVYEFNGNYCDGFTTNFRFVTQINTGDSTRVSDQQTKTFENVKDRRFTFETKSFTDDQLDKEVNGEANDKPDGVTVDLTRPQSKELQLAESRFPTEHMLDVIENAKAGRRFFEARVFDGSDDGDKPLATTTVVGKQITPVAGDEADAGNAGAFSKTAVWPVTISYFNENTKSDALPVYRMSFKLYENGITRDLTMDYGDFVLTGRLAKLEMLDNKADTCK
- a CDS encoding pentapeptide repeat-containing protein, with product MKNLSRIARSGLAVALLAAAAAVSGGHVMAADCHDTPNAGVDWSECTKKNLMLEGSDFEKASLAGTDLSQTSLKNANLAAANLEKATLIRAWLEGAKADEARFDKIEAYRVVFQNASAQRASFISAELQRADFTGAQLSGANFEKAELGRATFETAVLTGARFALANLSRADLSGASFEGSIDFDRAFMFLTRIEGLDLSAATGLQQSQIELACGDTSTKLPAGLTIPKNWPCATD
- a CDS encoding metallophosphoesterase family protein → MNFTFAVGDIHGCLEPLREMLDRIGAYARAGTVVFIGDYIDRGPDSKGVIDLLMNGSGSESWRWVCLKGNHEDMMLRACANDDERIWWLENGGIETELSYGGKVAANHMLWASQLSLMYADSHRIFVHAGVVPDLPLEMQAPQDLLWLRVPDDYSADYWGKHLCHGHTPSDANPLTVGNRTNIDSGCVFGGPLSCAVFEDSLAGGPVEFIQVQG